From Xenopus tropicalis strain Nigerian chromosome 3, UCB_Xtro_10.0, whole genome shotgun sequence, the proteins below share one genomic window:
- the pax8 gene encoding paired box protein Pax-8 isoform X5, which produces MPNSSIRSGHGGLNQLGGAFVNGRPLPEVVRQRIVDLAHQGVRPCDISRQLRVSHGCVSKILGRYYETGSIRPGVIGGSKPKVATPKVVEKIGDYKRQNPTMFAWEIRDRLLAEGVCDNDTVPSVSSINRIIRTKVQQLFNLPMESCVKSLSPGQTLIPSSAVTPPESPHSDSLGSTYSISGLLGITQPGADGKRKLDDSDQESCRLSIDSQGSMGISRKQLRTEAYGHHPLDALECHFQRQHFPESYSSSTHSKTEQALYTLPLLNNAMDDGKSSLTSTNTTIGRNLSTHQGYSALSELSAFTIKQEASDSSSASSTPSSLCSPTFLDLQPISSGCSAPSFSAFSHPASVYGQFTSHMASGRDVVGSTLPGYPPHIPSGQGNYASSAIAGMVAAGGDYSGNAYSHGAYAAYGESWRFPSSSLLGSPYYYSSATRTAPPPTTAGAYDLL; this is translated from the exons ATGCCCAACAGCAGCATCAGATCAG GTCACGGAGGTTTGAATCAGCTAGGTGGTGCCTTTGTGAATGGGCGACCCCTGCCAGAGGTGGTGAGGCAGCGAATAGTTGACCTGGCACATCAGGGGGTACGTCCCTGTGACATCTCACGACAGCTCCGAGTCAGTCATGGCTGTGTCAGCAAAATTTTGGGCAG GTACTATGAGACAGGCAGTATTCGGCCAGGCGTCATCGGAGGTTCCAAGCCCAAGGTTGCCACCCCCAAAGTGGTGGAGAAAATCGGAGATTACAAACGCCAGAACCCTACAATGTTTGCCTGGGAAATCAGGGACCGGCTGCTGGCAGAGGGGGTGTGCGACAATGACACAGTTCCCAGCGTCAGCTCTATCAACAG AATCATACGCACCAAAGTACAGCAACTTTTTAACCTGCCTATGGAGAGCTGCGTAAAATCACTGAGCCCAGGACAGACTTTAA TCCCTAGTTCAGCAGTCACGCCCCCTGAGTCTCCCCATTCAGACTCTCTGGGATCCACGTATTCCATCAGCGGTTTGTTGGGAATCACGCAGCCCGGCGCGGATGGAAAGCGCAAACTTGATGACA GTGACCAGGAGAGCTGCAGGCTCAGCATTGACTCCCAAGGCAGCATGGGGATCAGTAGGAAACAGCTGCGCACCGAGGCATATGGGCACCACCCTCTGGACGCCCTGGAGTGTCACTTCCAGAGACAACATTTCCCAGAGTCCTACTCCTCTTCCACCCACAGCAAAACAGAACAG GCTCTATATACCCTACCCCTGCTCAACAATGCAATGGATGATGGGAAATCTTCACTGACTTCCACAAACACAACAATTGGTAGAAACCTCTCGACCCACCAGGGATACTCTGCTCTATCTG AACTCTCAGCCTTCACCATTAAACAAGAGGCTTCAGACAGCTCCAGCGCTAGCTCCACCCCTTCATCTTTATGTAGCCCCACCTTCCTGGATCTGCAGCCAATCAGCTCAGGATGCTCAGCGCCATCCTTCAGCGCTTTTTCACACCCCGCATCTGTGTACGGCCAGTTCACAAGCCACATGGCCTCAG GTCGTGATGTGGTTGGATCCACGTTGCCAGGGTACCCACCTCACATACCTAGCGGGCAAGGAAATTACGCCTCTTCTGCGATTGCTGGAATGGTAGCTG CAGGAGGTGATTACTCTGGAAATGCCTATAGCCATGGGGCTTATGCAGCCTACGGAGAGAGTTGGCGTTTCCCCAGCTCAAGCCTTCTAG gcTCTCCCTATTACTACAGCTCTGCCACAAGGACTGCACCTCCTCCCACAACGGCAGGAGCCTATGACCTTCTGTAG
- the pax8 gene encoding paired box protein Pax-8 isoform X6, with product MPNSSIRSELITERGCSGPASNLNIGHGGLNQLGGAFVNGRPLPEVVRQRIVDLAHQGVRPCDISRQLRVSHGCVSKILGSRYYETGSIRPGVIGGSKPKVATPKVVEKIGDYKRQNPTMFAWEIRDRLLAEGVCDNDTVPSVSSINRIIRTKVQQLFNLPMESCVKSLSPGQTLIPSSAVTPPESPHSDSLGSTYSISGLLGITQPGADGKRKLDDSDQESCRLSIDSQGSMGISRKQLRTEAYGHHPLDALECHFQRQHFPESYSSSTHSKTEQALYTLPLLNNAMDDGKSSLTSTNTTIGRNLSTHQGYSALSGRDVVGSTLPGYPPHIPSGQGNYASSAIAGMVAAGGDYSGNAYSHGAYAAYGESWRFPSSSLLGSPYYYSSATRTAPPPTTAGAYDLL from the exons ATGCCCAACAGCAGCATCAGATCAG AGCTCATCACAGAGAGGGGCTGCTCAGGACCTGCCAGCAATCTCAATATAG GTCACGGAGGTTTGAATCAGCTAGGTGGTGCCTTTGTGAATGGGCGACCCCTGCCAGAGGTGGTGAGGCAGCGAATAGTTGACCTGGCACATCAGGGGGTACGTCCCTGTGACATCTCACGACAGCTCCGAGTCAGTCATGGCTGTGTCAGCAAAATTTTGGGCAG TAGGTACTATGAGACAGGCAGTATTCGGCCAGGCGTCATCGGAGGTTCCAAGCCCAAGGTTGCCACCCCCAAAGTGGTGGAGAAAATCGGAGATTACAAACGCCAGAACCCTACAATGTTTGCCTGGGAAATCAGGGACCGGCTGCTGGCAGAGGGGGTGTGCGACAATGACACAGTTCCCAGCGTCAGCTCTATCAACAG AATCATACGCACCAAAGTACAGCAACTTTTTAACCTGCCTATGGAGAGCTGCGTAAAATCACTGAGCCCAGGACAGACTTTAA TCCCTAGTTCAGCAGTCACGCCCCCTGAGTCTCCCCATTCAGACTCTCTGGGATCCACGTATTCCATCAGCGGTTTGTTGGGAATCACGCAGCCCGGCGCGGATGGAAAGCGCAAACTTGATGACA GTGACCAGGAGAGCTGCAGGCTCAGCATTGACTCCCAAGGCAGCATGGGGATCAGTAGGAAACAGCTGCGCACCGAGGCATATGGGCACCACCCTCTGGACGCCCTGGAGTGTCACTTCCAGAGACAACATTTCCCAGAGTCCTACTCCTCTTCCACCCACAGCAAAACAGAACAG GCTCTATATACCCTACCCCTGCTCAACAATGCAATGGATGATGGGAAATCTTCACTGACTTCCACAAACACAACAATTGGTAGAAACCTCTCGACCCACCAGGGATACTCTGCTCTATCTG GTCGTGATGTGGTTGGATCCACGTTGCCAGGGTACCCACCTCACATACCTAGCGGGCAAGGAAATTACGCCTCTTCTGCGATTGCTGGAATGGTAGCTG CAGGAGGTGATTACTCTGGAAATGCCTATAGCCATGGGGCTTATGCAGCCTACGGAGAGAGTTGGCGTTTCCCCAGCTCAAGCCTTCTAG gcTCTCCCTATTACTACAGCTCTGCCACAAGGACTGCACCTCCTCCCACAACGGCAGGAGCCTATGACCTTCTGTAG
- the pax8 gene encoding paired box protein Pax-8 isoform X1: MPNSSIRSELITERGCSGPASNLNIGHGGLNQLGGAFVNGRPLPEVVRQRIVDLAHQGVRPCDISRQLRVSHGCVSKILGSRYYETGSIRPGVIGGSKPKVATPKVVEKIGDYKRQNPTMFAWEIRDRLLAEGVCDNDTVPSVSSINRIIRTKVQQLFNLPMESCVKSLSPGQTLIPSSAVTPPESPHSDSLGSTYSISGLLGITQPGADGKRKLDDSDQESCRLSIDSQGSMGISRKQLRTEAYGHHPLDALECHFQRQHFPESYSSSTHSKTEQALYTLPLLNNAMDDGKSSLTSTNTTIGRNLSTHQGYSALSELSAFTIKQEASDSSSASSTPSSLCSPTFLDLQPISSGCSAPSFSAFSHPASVYGQFTSHMASGRDVVGSTLPGYPPHIPSGQGNYASSAIAGMVAAGGDYSGNAYSHGAYAAYGESWRFPSSSLLGSPYYYSSATRTAPPPTTAGAYDLL; the protein is encoded by the exons ATGCCCAACAGCAGCATCAGATCAG AGCTCATCACAGAGAGGGGCTGCTCAGGACCTGCCAGCAATCTCAATATAG GTCACGGAGGTTTGAATCAGCTAGGTGGTGCCTTTGTGAATGGGCGACCCCTGCCAGAGGTGGTGAGGCAGCGAATAGTTGACCTGGCACATCAGGGGGTACGTCCCTGTGACATCTCACGACAGCTCCGAGTCAGTCATGGCTGTGTCAGCAAAATTTTGGGCAG TAGGTACTATGAGACAGGCAGTATTCGGCCAGGCGTCATCGGAGGTTCCAAGCCCAAGGTTGCCACCCCCAAAGTGGTGGAGAAAATCGGAGATTACAAACGCCAGAACCCTACAATGTTTGCCTGGGAAATCAGGGACCGGCTGCTGGCAGAGGGGGTGTGCGACAATGACACAGTTCCCAGCGTCAGCTCTATCAACAG AATCATACGCACCAAAGTACAGCAACTTTTTAACCTGCCTATGGAGAGCTGCGTAAAATCACTGAGCCCAGGACAGACTTTAA TCCCTAGTTCAGCAGTCACGCCCCCTGAGTCTCCCCATTCAGACTCTCTGGGATCCACGTATTCCATCAGCGGTTTGTTGGGAATCACGCAGCCCGGCGCGGATGGAAAGCGCAAACTTGATGACA GTGACCAGGAGAGCTGCAGGCTCAGCATTGACTCCCAAGGCAGCATGGGGATCAGTAGGAAACAGCTGCGCACCGAGGCATATGGGCACCACCCTCTGGACGCCCTGGAGTGTCACTTCCAGAGACAACATTTCCCAGAGTCCTACTCCTCTTCCACCCACAGCAAAACAGAACAG GCTCTATATACCCTACCCCTGCTCAACAATGCAATGGATGATGGGAAATCTTCACTGACTTCCACAAACACAACAATTGGTAGAAACCTCTCGACCCACCAGGGATACTCTGCTCTATCTG AACTCTCAGCCTTCACCATTAAACAAGAGGCTTCAGACAGCTCCAGCGCTAGCTCCACCCCTTCATCTTTATGTAGCCCCACCTTCCTGGATCTGCAGCCAATCAGCTCAGGATGCTCAGCGCCATCCTTCAGCGCTTTTTCACACCCCGCATCTGTGTACGGCCAGTTCACAAGCCACATGGCCTCAG GTCGTGATGTGGTTGGATCCACGTTGCCAGGGTACCCACCTCACATACCTAGCGGGCAAGGAAATTACGCCTCTTCTGCGATTGCTGGAATGGTAGCTG CAGGAGGTGATTACTCTGGAAATGCCTATAGCCATGGGGCTTATGCAGCCTACGGAGAGAGTTGGCGTTTCCCCAGCTCAAGCCTTCTAG gcTCTCCCTATTACTACAGCTCTGCCACAAGGACTGCACCTCCTCCCACAACGGCAGGAGCCTATGACCTTCTGTAG
- the pax8 gene encoding paired box protein Pax-8 isoform X4, which translates to MPNSSIRSGHGGLNQLGGAFVNGRPLPEVVRQRIVDLAHQGVRPCDISRQLRVSHGCVSKILGSRYYETGSIRPGVIGGSKPKVATPKVVEKIGDYKRQNPTMFAWEIRDRLLAEGVCDNDTVPSVSSINRIIRTKVQQLFNLPMESCVKSLSPGQTLIPSSAVTPPESPHSDSLGSTYSISGLLGITQPGADGKRKLDDSDQESCRLSIDSQGSMGISRKQLRTEAYGHHPLDALECHFQRQHFPESYSSSTHSKTEQALYTLPLLNNAMDDGKSSLTSTNTTIGRNLSTHQGYSALSELSAFTIKQEASDSSSASSTPSSLCSPTFLDLQPISSGCSAPSFSAFSHPASVYGQFTSHMASGRDVVGSTLPGYPPHIPSGQGNYASSAIAGMVAAGGDYSGNAYSHGAYAAYGESWRFPSSSLLGSPYYYSSATRTAPPPTTAGAYDLL; encoded by the exons ATGCCCAACAGCAGCATCAGATCAG GTCACGGAGGTTTGAATCAGCTAGGTGGTGCCTTTGTGAATGGGCGACCCCTGCCAGAGGTGGTGAGGCAGCGAATAGTTGACCTGGCACATCAGGGGGTACGTCCCTGTGACATCTCACGACAGCTCCGAGTCAGTCATGGCTGTGTCAGCAAAATTTTGGGCAG TAGGTACTATGAGACAGGCAGTATTCGGCCAGGCGTCATCGGAGGTTCCAAGCCCAAGGTTGCCACCCCCAAAGTGGTGGAGAAAATCGGAGATTACAAACGCCAGAACCCTACAATGTTTGCCTGGGAAATCAGGGACCGGCTGCTGGCAGAGGGGGTGTGCGACAATGACACAGTTCCCAGCGTCAGCTCTATCAACAG AATCATACGCACCAAAGTACAGCAACTTTTTAACCTGCCTATGGAGAGCTGCGTAAAATCACTGAGCCCAGGACAGACTTTAA TCCCTAGTTCAGCAGTCACGCCCCCTGAGTCTCCCCATTCAGACTCTCTGGGATCCACGTATTCCATCAGCGGTTTGTTGGGAATCACGCAGCCCGGCGCGGATGGAAAGCGCAAACTTGATGACA GTGACCAGGAGAGCTGCAGGCTCAGCATTGACTCCCAAGGCAGCATGGGGATCAGTAGGAAACAGCTGCGCACCGAGGCATATGGGCACCACCCTCTGGACGCCCTGGAGTGTCACTTCCAGAGACAACATTTCCCAGAGTCCTACTCCTCTTCCACCCACAGCAAAACAGAACAG GCTCTATATACCCTACCCCTGCTCAACAATGCAATGGATGATGGGAAATCTTCACTGACTTCCACAAACACAACAATTGGTAGAAACCTCTCGACCCACCAGGGATACTCTGCTCTATCTG AACTCTCAGCCTTCACCATTAAACAAGAGGCTTCAGACAGCTCCAGCGCTAGCTCCACCCCTTCATCTTTATGTAGCCCCACCTTCCTGGATCTGCAGCCAATCAGCTCAGGATGCTCAGCGCCATCCTTCAGCGCTTTTTCACACCCCGCATCTGTGTACGGCCAGTTCACAAGCCACATGGCCTCAG GTCGTGATGTGGTTGGATCCACGTTGCCAGGGTACCCACCTCACATACCTAGCGGGCAAGGAAATTACGCCTCTTCTGCGATTGCTGGAATGGTAGCTG CAGGAGGTGATTACTCTGGAAATGCCTATAGCCATGGGGCTTATGCAGCCTACGGAGAGAGTTGGCGTTTCCCCAGCTCAAGCCTTCTAG gcTCTCCCTATTACTACAGCTCTGCCACAAGGACTGCACCTCCTCCCACAACGGCAGGAGCCTATGACCTTCTGTAG
- the pax8 gene encoding paired box protein Pax-8 isoform X8 produces MPNSSIRSGHGGLNQLGGAFVNGRPLPEVVRQRIVDLAHQGVRPCDISRQLRVSHGCVSKILGRYYETGSIRPGVIGGSKPKVATPKVVEKIGDYKRQNPTMFAWEIRDRLLAEGVCDNDTVPSVSSINRIIRTKVQQLFNLPMESCVKSLSPGQTLIPSSAVTPPESPHSDSLGSTYSISGLLGITQPGADGKRKLDDSDQESCRLSIDSQGSMGISRKQLRTEAYGHHPLDALECHFQRQHFPESYSSSTHSKTEQALYTLPLLNNAMDDGKSSLTSTNTTIGRNLSTHQGYSALSELSAFTIKQEASDSSSASSTPSSLCSPTFLDLQPISSGCSAPSFSAFSHPASVYGQFTSHMASGRDVVGSTLPGYPPHIPSGQGNYASSAIAGMVAGGDYSGNAYSHGAYAAYGESWRFPSSSLLGSPYYYSSATRTAPPPTTAGAYDLL; encoded by the exons ATGCCCAACAGCAGCATCAGATCAG GTCACGGAGGTTTGAATCAGCTAGGTGGTGCCTTTGTGAATGGGCGACCCCTGCCAGAGGTGGTGAGGCAGCGAATAGTTGACCTGGCACATCAGGGGGTACGTCCCTGTGACATCTCACGACAGCTCCGAGTCAGTCATGGCTGTGTCAGCAAAATTTTGGGCAG GTACTATGAGACAGGCAGTATTCGGCCAGGCGTCATCGGAGGTTCCAAGCCCAAGGTTGCCACCCCCAAAGTGGTGGAGAAAATCGGAGATTACAAACGCCAGAACCCTACAATGTTTGCCTGGGAAATCAGGGACCGGCTGCTGGCAGAGGGGGTGTGCGACAATGACACAGTTCCCAGCGTCAGCTCTATCAACAG AATCATACGCACCAAAGTACAGCAACTTTTTAACCTGCCTATGGAGAGCTGCGTAAAATCACTGAGCCCAGGACAGACTTTAA TCCCTAGTTCAGCAGTCACGCCCCCTGAGTCTCCCCATTCAGACTCTCTGGGATCCACGTATTCCATCAGCGGTTTGTTGGGAATCACGCAGCCCGGCGCGGATGGAAAGCGCAAACTTGATGACA GTGACCAGGAGAGCTGCAGGCTCAGCATTGACTCCCAAGGCAGCATGGGGATCAGTAGGAAACAGCTGCGCACCGAGGCATATGGGCACCACCCTCTGGACGCCCTGGAGTGTCACTTCCAGAGACAACATTTCCCAGAGTCCTACTCCTCTTCCACCCACAGCAAAACAGAACAG GCTCTATATACCCTACCCCTGCTCAACAATGCAATGGATGATGGGAAATCTTCACTGACTTCCACAAACACAACAATTGGTAGAAACCTCTCGACCCACCAGGGATACTCTGCTCTATCTG AACTCTCAGCCTTCACCATTAAACAAGAGGCTTCAGACAGCTCCAGCGCTAGCTCCACCCCTTCATCTTTATGTAGCCCCACCTTCCTGGATCTGCAGCCAATCAGCTCAGGATGCTCAGCGCCATCCTTCAGCGCTTTTTCACACCCCGCATCTGTGTACGGCCAGTTCACAAGCCACATGGCCTCAG GTCGTGATGTGGTTGGATCCACGTTGCCAGGGTACCCACCTCACATACCTAGCGGGCAAGGAAATTACGCCTCTTCTGCGATTGCTGGAATGGTAGCTG GAGGTGATTACTCTGGAAATGCCTATAGCCATGGGGCTTATGCAGCCTACGGAGAGAGTTGGCGTTTCCCCAGCTCAAGCCTTCTAG gcTCTCCCTATTACTACAGCTCTGCCACAAGGACTGCACCTCCTCCCACAACGGCAGGAGCCTATGACCTTCTGTAG
- the pax8 gene encoding paired box protein Pax-8, producing MPNSSIRSELITERGCSGPASNLNIGHGGLNQLGGAFVNGRPLPEVVRQRIVDLAHQGVRPCDISRQLRVSHGCVSKILGRYYETGSIRPGVIGGSKPKVATPKVVEKIGDYKRQNPTMFAWEIRDRLLAEGVCDNDTVPSVSSINRIIRTKVQQLFNLPMESCVKSLSPGQTLIPSSAVTPPESPHSDSLGSTYSISGLLGITQPGADGKRKLDDSDQESCRLSIDSQGSMGISRKQLRTEAYGHHPLDALECHFQRQHFPESYSSSTHSKTEQALYTLPLLNNAMDDGKSSLTSTNTTIGRNLSTHQGYSALSELSAFTIKQEASDSSSASSTPSSLCSPTFLDLQPISSGCSAPSFSAFSHPASVYGQFTSHMASGRDVVGSTLPGYPPHIPSGQGNYASSAIAGMVAAGGDYSGNAYSHGAYAAYGESWRFPSSSLLGSPYYYSSATRTAPPPTTAGAYDLL from the exons ATGCCCAACAGCAGCATCAGATCAG AGCTCATCACAGAGAGGGGCTGCTCAGGACCTGCCAGCAATCTCAATATAG GTCACGGAGGTTTGAATCAGCTAGGTGGTGCCTTTGTGAATGGGCGACCCCTGCCAGAGGTGGTGAGGCAGCGAATAGTTGACCTGGCACATCAGGGGGTACGTCCCTGTGACATCTCACGACAGCTCCGAGTCAGTCATGGCTGTGTCAGCAAAATTTTGGGCAG GTACTATGAGACAGGCAGTATTCGGCCAGGCGTCATCGGAGGTTCCAAGCCCAAGGTTGCCACCCCCAAAGTGGTGGAGAAAATCGGAGATTACAAACGCCAGAACCCTACAATGTTTGCCTGGGAAATCAGGGACCGGCTGCTGGCAGAGGGGGTGTGCGACAATGACACAGTTCCCAGCGTCAGCTCTATCAACAG AATCATACGCACCAAAGTACAGCAACTTTTTAACCTGCCTATGGAGAGCTGCGTAAAATCACTGAGCCCAGGACAGACTTTAA TCCCTAGTTCAGCAGTCACGCCCCCTGAGTCTCCCCATTCAGACTCTCTGGGATCCACGTATTCCATCAGCGGTTTGTTGGGAATCACGCAGCCCGGCGCGGATGGAAAGCGCAAACTTGATGACA GTGACCAGGAGAGCTGCAGGCTCAGCATTGACTCCCAAGGCAGCATGGGGATCAGTAGGAAACAGCTGCGCACCGAGGCATATGGGCACCACCCTCTGGACGCCCTGGAGTGTCACTTCCAGAGACAACATTTCCCAGAGTCCTACTCCTCTTCCACCCACAGCAAAACAGAACAG GCTCTATATACCCTACCCCTGCTCAACAATGCAATGGATGATGGGAAATCTTCACTGACTTCCACAAACACAACAATTGGTAGAAACCTCTCGACCCACCAGGGATACTCTGCTCTATCTG AACTCTCAGCCTTCACCATTAAACAAGAGGCTTCAGACAGCTCCAGCGCTAGCTCCACCCCTTCATCTTTATGTAGCCCCACCTTCCTGGATCTGCAGCCAATCAGCTCAGGATGCTCAGCGCCATCCTTCAGCGCTTTTTCACACCCCGCATCTGTGTACGGCCAGTTCACAAGCCACATGGCCTCAG GTCGTGATGTGGTTGGATCCACGTTGCCAGGGTACCCACCTCACATACCTAGCGGGCAAGGAAATTACGCCTCTTCTGCGATTGCTGGAATGGTAGCTG CAGGAGGTGATTACTCTGGAAATGCCTATAGCCATGGGGCTTATGCAGCCTACGGAGAGAGTTGGCGTTTCCCCAGCTCAAGCCTTCTAG gcTCTCCCTATTACTACAGCTCTGCCACAAGGACTGCACCTCCTCCCACAACGGCAGGAGCCTATGACCTTCTGTAG
- the pax8 gene encoding paired box protein Pax-8 isoform X7: MPNSSIRSELITERGCSGPASNLNIGHGGLNQLGGAFVNGRPLPEVVRQRIVDLAHQGVRPCDISRQLRVSHGCVSKILGRYYETGSIRPGVIGGSKPKVATPKVVEKIGDYKRQNPTMFAWEIRDRLLAEGVCDNDTVPSVSSINRIIRTKVQQLFNLPMESCVKSLSPGQTLIPSSAVTPPESPHSDSLGSTYSISGLLGITQPGADGKRKLDDSDQESCRLSIDSQGSMGISRKQLRTEAYGHHPLDALECHFQRQHFPESYSSSTHSKTEQALYTLPLLNNAMDDGKSSLTSTNTTIGRNLSTHQGYSALSGRDVVGSTLPGYPPHIPSGQGNYASSAIAGMVAGGDYSGNAYSHGAYAAYGESWRFPSSSLLGSPYYYSSATRTAPPPTTAGAYDLL, encoded by the exons ATGCCCAACAGCAGCATCAGATCAG AGCTCATCACAGAGAGGGGCTGCTCAGGACCTGCCAGCAATCTCAATATAG GTCACGGAGGTTTGAATCAGCTAGGTGGTGCCTTTGTGAATGGGCGACCCCTGCCAGAGGTGGTGAGGCAGCGAATAGTTGACCTGGCACATCAGGGGGTACGTCCCTGTGACATCTCACGACAGCTCCGAGTCAGTCATGGCTGTGTCAGCAAAATTTTGGGCAG GTACTATGAGACAGGCAGTATTCGGCCAGGCGTCATCGGAGGTTCCAAGCCCAAGGTTGCCACCCCCAAAGTGGTGGAGAAAATCGGAGATTACAAACGCCAGAACCCTACAATGTTTGCCTGGGAAATCAGGGACCGGCTGCTGGCAGAGGGGGTGTGCGACAATGACACAGTTCCCAGCGTCAGCTCTATCAACAG AATCATACGCACCAAAGTACAGCAACTTTTTAACCTGCCTATGGAGAGCTGCGTAAAATCACTGAGCCCAGGACAGACTTTAA TCCCTAGTTCAGCAGTCACGCCCCCTGAGTCTCCCCATTCAGACTCTCTGGGATCCACGTATTCCATCAGCGGTTTGTTGGGAATCACGCAGCCCGGCGCGGATGGAAAGCGCAAACTTGATGACA GTGACCAGGAGAGCTGCAGGCTCAGCATTGACTCCCAAGGCAGCATGGGGATCAGTAGGAAACAGCTGCGCACCGAGGCATATGGGCACCACCCTCTGGACGCCCTGGAGTGTCACTTCCAGAGACAACATTTCCCAGAGTCCTACTCCTCTTCCACCCACAGCAAAACAGAACAG GCTCTATATACCCTACCCCTGCTCAACAATGCAATGGATGATGGGAAATCTTCACTGACTTCCACAAACACAACAATTGGTAGAAACCTCTCGACCCACCAGGGATACTCTGCTCTATCTG GTCGTGATGTGGTTGGATCCACGTTGCCAGGGTACCCACCTCACATACCTAGCGGGCAAGGAAATTACGCCTCTTCTGCGATTGCTGGAATGGTAGCTG GAGGTGATTACTCTGGAAATGCCTATAGCCATGGGGCTTATGCAGCCTACGGAGAGAGTTGGCGTTTCCCCAGCTCAAGCCTTCTAG gcTCTCCCTATTACTACAGCTCTGCCACAAGGACTGCACCTCCTCCCACAACGGCAGGAGCCTATGACCTTCTGTAG
- the pax8 gene encoding paired box protein Pax-8 isoform X3, translating into MPNSSIRSELITERGCSGPASNLNIGHGGLNQLGGAFVNGRPLPEVVRQRIVDLAHQGVRPCDISRQLRVSHGCVSKILGSRYYETGSIRPGVIGGSKPKVATPKVVEKIGDYKRQNPTMFAWEIRDRLLAEGVCDNDTVPSVSSINRIIRTKVQQLFNLPMESCVKSLSPGQTLIPSSAVTPPESPHSDSLGSTYSISGLLGITQPGADGKRKLDDSDQESCRLSIDSQGSMGISRKQLRTEAYGHHPLDALECHFQRQHFPESYSSSTHSKTEQALYTLPLLNNAMDDGKSSLTSTNTTIGRNLSTHQGYSALSELSAFTIKQEASDSSSASSTPSSLCSPTFLDLQPISSGCSAPSFSAFSHPASVYGQFTSHMASGRDVVGSTLPGYPPHIPSGQGNYASSAIAGMVAGGDYSGNAYSHGAYAAYGESWRFPSSSLLGSPYYYSSATRTAPPPTTAGAYDLL; encoded by the exons ATGCCCAACAGCAGCATCAGATCAG AGCTCATCACAGAGAGGGGCTGCTCAGGACCTGCCAGCAATCTCAATATAG GTCACGGAGGTTTGAATCAGCTAGGTGGTGCCTTTGTGAATGGGCGACCCCTGCCAGAGGTGGTGAGGCAGCGAATAGTTGACCTGGCACATCAGGGGGTACGTCCCTGTGACATCTCACGACAGCTCCGAGTCAGTCATGGCTGTGTCAGCAAAATTTTGGGCAG TAGGTACTATGAGACAGGCAGTATTCGGCCAGGCGTCATCGGAGGTTCCAAGCCCAAGGTTGCCACCCCCAAAGTGGTGGAGAAAATCGGAGATTACAAACGCCAGAACCCTACAATGTTTGCCTGGGAAATCAGGGACCGGCTGCTGGCAGAGGGGGTGTGCGACAATGACACAGTTCCCAGCGTCAGCTCTATCAACAG AATCATACGCACCAAAGTACAGCAACTTTTTAACCTGCCTATGGAGAGCTGCGTAAAATCACTGAGCCCAGGACAGACTTTAA TCCCTAGTTCAGCAGTCACGCCCCCTGAGTCTCCCCATTCAGACTCTCTGGGATCCACGTATTCCATCAGCGGTTTGTTGGGAATCACGCAGCCCGGCGCGGATGGAAAGCGCAAACTTGATGACA GTGACCAGGAGAGCTGCAGGCTCAGCATTGACTCCCAAGGCAGCATGGGGATCAGTAGGAAACAGCTGCGCACCGAGGCATATGGGCACCACCCTCTGGACGCCCTGGAGTGTCACTTCCAGAGACAACATTTCCCAGAGTCCTACTCCTCTTCCACCCACAGCAAAACAGAACAG GCTCTATATACCCTACCCCTGCTCAACAATGCAATGGATGATGGGAAATCTTCACTGACTTCCACAAACACAACAATTGGTAGAAACCTCTCGACCCACCAGGGATACTCTGCTCTATCTG AACTCTCAGCCTTCACCATTAAACAAGAGGCTTCAGACAGCTCCAGCGCTAGCTCCACCCCTTCATCTTTATGTAGCCCCACCTTCCTGGATCTGCAGCCAATCAGCTCAGGATGCTCAGCGCCATCCTTCAGCGCTTTTTCACACCCCGCATCTGTGTACGGCCAGTTCACAAGCCACATGGCCTCAG GTCGTGATGTGGTTGGATCCACGTTGCCAGGGTACCCACCTCACATACCTAGCGGGCAAGGAAATTACGCCTCTTCTGCGATTGCTGGAATGGTAGCTG GAGGTGATTACTCTGGAAATGCCTATAGCCATGGGGCTTATGCAGCCTACGGAGAGAGTTGGCGTTTCCCCAGCTCAAGCCTTCTAG gcTCTCCCTATTACTACAGCTCTGCCACAAGGACTGCACCTCCTCCCACAACGGCAGGAGCCTATGACCTTCTGTAG